One genomic region from Amaranthus tricolor cultivar Red isolate AtriRed21 chromosome 12, ASM2621246v1, whole genome shotgun sequence encodes:
- the LOC130828735 gene encoding uncharacterized protein LOC130828735 yields MEAEEMIKQMEAVHKQVRDNLETTNSKYKQQADKNLKMRQPIKEGDLVWVYLRKERFPHLRKNKLMPRAIGPFPVTKQFGKNAFEVQLPAEYNISHTFNIGDLTLHKPGQELRTILSQEGGVDTNIVSRVKTPTRDMHRQDSTLDLASTPNARGTQGTPVDTPQQSLMDPRTSDQGKEAQYTTKISIKDTTEQTGPKNKGTELSVKQLTLVNRLSSDRRYLDQEGGWNGISPHGPSHQGPRVLLIVHQEDGGTR; encoded by the coding sequence ATGGAAGCAGAAGAGATGATTAAACAAATGGAAGCAGTACACAAGCAAGTACGAGACAATTTGGAGACCACCAACTCAAAGTATAAGCAACAAGCAGACAAAAACCTGAAGATGAGGCAGCCTATCAAGGAGGGGGATCTAGTGTGGGTGTACCTCAGAAAGGAAAGATTCCCACACCTCAGAAAGAACAAGCTCATGCCAAGAGCCATAGGTCCTTTTCCAGTGACAAAGCAGTTTGGCAAAAATGCATTTGAAGTCCAACTACCAGCCGAGTACAACATCTCCCATACCTTCAACATAGGAGACCTAACCCTACATAAACCTGgacaagaattgaggacaattctctcCCAAGAGGGAGGAGTTGATACAAATATAGTATCAAGGGTTAAGACTCCTACAAGGGACATGCATAGACAAGACAGTACATTGGACTTGGCATCTACGCCAAATGCACGTGGGACACAAGGGACTCCCGTGGATACTCCTCAACAATCACTCATGGACCCAAGAACAAGTGACCAAGGCAAGGAAGCCCAATACACCACGAAAATCAGCATCAAGGACACAACAGAACAGACAGGACCCAAAAACAAAGGAACAGAGCTATCTGTCAAACAACTAACCTTAGTGAACCGCCTGAGTTCAGACCGGAGGTACTTGGACCAGGAAGGAGGGTGGAATGGCATCTCACCacatgggccaagccaccaAGGGCCAAGGGTTTTACTAATAGTGCACCAGGAAGACGGTGGAACAAGATAA